The DNA region TCTTCCAGACCCTCGCCGAGATCCAGTTCGAGTCGGGTTACCCGTACATCATGTTCGAGGACACGGTGAACAAGGCCAACCCGATCAAGGGCCGCATCAACATGTCCAACCTGTGCAGCGAGATCCTGCAGGTGAACACGCCCACCACGTACAACACCGACCTGTCGTACGACCAGATCGGCAAGGACATCTCCTGCAACCTCGGCTCGATGAACATCGCACTCGCGATGGACGCCGACGACCTCGGCAAGACCGTCGAGACGGCGATCCGTGCGCTGACCGCGGTGAGCACGCAGAGCCACATCAGTTCGGTGCGATCGATCGAGGACGGCAATGACCGCTCGCATGCGATCGGGCTGGGGCAGATGAACCTGCACGGATACCTCGCCCGTGAGCACGTGCACTACGGTTCGGAGGAGGGCATCGACTTCACGAACATCTACTTCTACACGGTGCTCTTCCACGCGCTGCGCGCTTCGAACCGCTTGGCGATCGAGCGCGGTGAGGCCTTCGACGGCTTCGAGGACTCGACGTACGCGTCGGGGGCGTTCTTCGACAAGTACATCGAGCGCGCCTGGGCACCGGAGACCGAGAAGGTCAAGGAGCTGTTCGCGGGCAAGTTCATCCCGACTCAGCAGGATTGGGCGGAGCTGCGTGACAGCATCCGCGAGCACGGCATCTACAACCAGAACCTGCAGGCCGTGCCGCCGACCGGGTCGATCTCCTACATCAACAACTCGACCTCGTCGATCCACCCGATCGCCTCGAAGATCGAGATCCGCAAGGAGGGCAAGCTCGGACGCGTGTACTACCCGGCGCCGTTCATGACGAACGAGAACCTGGAGTACTACCAGGACGCGTACGAGATCGGCTACGAGAAGGTCATCGACACCTACGCGGCCGCCACCCAGCACGTGGACCAGGGTCTGTCGCTGACGCTGTTCTTCAAGGACACCGCCACCACTCGCGACATCAACAAGGCGCAGATCTACGCCTGGCGCAAGGGCATCAAGACCATCTACTACATCCGTCTGCGTCAGCTGGCACTCGAGGGGACGGACATGTCCGAGTGCGTCAGCTGCATGCTGTGATGCGTCGGCACGGACACTTTCAGAACAGGAACGAAGAACGATGACTCCCTCCCCGAAGCTGCAGCTGGTCAGCCATGTCGATGCGATCAACTGGAACCGCATCGAGGATGACAAGGACCTCGAGGTCTGGAACCGACTCACGGGCAACTTCTGGCTGCCCGAGAAGGTGCCGCTGTCGAACGACGTGCAGTCGTGGAACACGCTCACCGAGCAGGAGCAGCTCCTGACGATGCGCGTGTTCACGGGGCTGACGCTGCTCGACACGATCCAGGGCACCGTCGGCGCCGTCTCGCTGATCCCCGACGCGATCACCCCGCACGAGGAGGCGGTGTACACGAACATCGCGTTCATGGAGTCCGTGCACGCCAAGAGCTACTCCTCGATCTTCTCGACGCTCGCGTCGACGAAGGAGATCGACGAGGCCTTCCGCTGGTCGACCGAGAACCAGAACCTGCAGAAGAAGGCGCGGATCATCATCGACTACTACCGTGGCGATGACCCGCTCAAGCGCAAAGTCGCCTCCACTCTGCTGGAGTCGTTCCTGTTCTACTCGGGCTTCTACCTGCCGATGTACTTCTCGTCGCACGCCAAGCTGACCAACACCGCCGACCTGATCCGCCTCATCATCCGCGACGAGGCTGTGCACGGGTACTACATCGGCTACAAGTACCAGCGCGGGCTGGAGACCGAGACGCCGGAGCGCCGCGACGAGCTGAAGGACTACACGTTCTCGCTCATGTACGAGCTGTACGAGAACGAGGTGCAGTACACGCAGGACCTTTACGACGGCGTCGGCCTGACCGAGGACGTCAAGAAGTTCCTGCACTACAACGCGAACAAGGCGCTCATGAACCTCGGCTACGAGGCGATGTTCCCCTCGACGGTCACCAACGTGAACCCGGCGATCCTGTCGGCCCTGTCGCCGAACGCTGACGAGAACCACGATTTCTTCTCGGGGTCCGGTTCGTCGTACGTCATCGGCAAGGCCGAGGCCACCGAGGACGACGATTGGGACTTCTAGGAGCCCCGGATTCCCTGTGAAGCCCGCGAAGGCTTCCAAGAGGCCGGGACCTGCAGATTTCTGCGGGTCCCGGCCTCTTTTGCGCCCTCTGTGCCGAGTACGAGGAGGTACGGGCTCACCTGAGAGTCAGGCGATGGGGCGGCACGTGACCTGAATCCGGGTCGCGCGCACTCCTGAAGCCGTGCCCCGTGGCACGTCGCAGAAAGGCCGGACGATTCACGGGTCACAACCGGACGGAGCACCAACTCCAAATCCGCCCGCCGACCTCAGGCCGGCCACGACGAGCCCTTGCAGGCAGCTCACGGTGACGTCGTTCAACTACTTGACAATCCGTGATCGGTCTGGGGGTCGAGGAGGATGGCGGTGATCGACGATCGCTCAGCGCGGCGCGTTCCGGGGACCGGGCCGGCTTGACGGGAGAGGATCCTCTGATCTAATTTAACCATTAGGTATAGAACAGTTTGGTTGAGTATTTGAGAGCGGTTCGCATGGCGACAGATGAGTTGAGTCGTATCTTCGCGGCGCTGGGTGATCCCACGCGACGTGCTCTCCTGGCCCGGTTGTCCCGCGGCCCTGCGGGGGTGGGTGAACTGGCCGAACCGTTCGAGATGTCGTTCGCGGCGGTTTCCAAGCACCTGCGTGTTCTTGAAGTCGCGGGCCTGGTGAGTCGAGGGCGCACGGCGCAATACCGTCCTGCGTTTCTCAACGCGAGGCCGCTGAGGGAGGCGGCCGAATGGATCGACGACTACCGGCAGTTCTGGACCGACAGCTTTGACGCCCTCGACGAGCACCTGAGCTCACTGACGGACAAGGAGAAACCATGACCGGAACTACCCCTGATGGAATCGTCATCGACCGTGACTTCTCTGCGGATCTTCCTACGGTGTTCACCGCATGGACTGCTCCAGAGCACTTCGCGCGCTGGTTCGGAGGCAAAGACGTCCAGGTGCCGCTCGACAGCCTGAACTTCGTCGCCGAACCGGGGAGGACGTGGACCGCGCAGATGGTGCTGCCGGACGGCAACACCATCGACTGGACTGGCGAGTTCGTCGAAGTCGTCCCGCACACGCGACTGGTTCTCACCATCACCGACAAGCCTTCCGAAGAAGGCCGAGCGCGGATCGTCGTGGAGCTGACGCCCATCGGCGGCGGCACTCACATGCACTTCACCCAAGAGACCCCCGGCTTCACACCCGAGCAACAAGTTGGTGTCCTCCACGGCTGGCAGGGCTTCTTGGACGAGCTCGAACAGATTGTGGTGGGCTGAAGCCACGCGCCGACCGGCTGTGGCGGGTGGGTGATCCACGTCGAGATCGACGCCGGTGATCGCCCGAGAGAAGCAGCCCCGTCGCCTGCGGTTGACGCATCCACCGGCGCAATGACTCGGCCTCGACCCGCAACCGTTTCGAGATCTTCTCGCACGCGGTCGTCACGTTCGGATACTCGTCGAGGATGCGGCTTCAAGCAGAGCACGGTGCAGAACGAGACACGGTGACGAATGAGGCTTCATCCGCCCCAAGCCGCGAGCTTCTCCGGATTGCGAACTGCCCAGATGTGAGCGATCTTGCCGTGGTGATGGCCGAGGCAGATGACCGCAAGAGTCTGTCCGCCTCCGGTGACGACGAGGCCGGGCTCGCCATTGACGAGTTCTTCGCGGATCGTGAGATCAGGCTGCCGGTTCTT from Microbacterium soli includes:
- the nrdF gene encoding class 1b ribonucleoside-diphosphate reductase subunit beta, which translates into the protein MTPSPKLQLVSHVDAINWNRIEDDKDLEVWNRLTGNFWLPEKVPLSNDVQSWNTLTEQEQLLTMRVFTGLTLLDTIQGTVGAVSLIPDAITPHEEAVYTNIAFMESVHAKSYSSIFSTLASTKEIDEAFRWSTENQNLQKKARIIIDYYRGDDPLKRKVASTLLESFLFYSGFYLPMYFSSHAKLTNTADLIRLIIRDEAVHGYYIGYKYQRGLETETPERRDELKDYTFSLMYELYENEVQYTQDLYDGVGLTEDVKKFLHYNANKALMNLGYEAMFPSTVTNVNPAILSALSPNADENHDFFSGSGSSYVIGKAEATEDDDWDF
- a CDS encoding SRPBCC domain-containing protein, giving the protein MTGTTPDGIVIDRDFSADLPTVFTAWTAPEHFARWFGGKDVQVPLDSLNFVAEPGRTWTAQMVLPDGNTIDWTGEFVEVVPHTRLVLTITDKPSEEGRARIVVELTPIGGGTHMHFTQETPGFTPEQQVGVLHGWQGFLDELEQIVVG
- a CDS encoding metalloregulator ArsR/SmtB family transcription factor, with protein sequence MATDELSRIFAALGDPTRRALLARLSRGPAGVGELAEPFEMSFAAVSKHLRVLEVAGLVSRGRTAQYRPAFLNARPLREAAEWIDDYRQFWTDSFDALDEHLSSLTDKEKP
- the nrdE gene encoding class 1b ribonucleoside-diphosphate reductase subunit alpha; the protein is MVDTAVDEQAVTSQVEFKVNPAYEGLDYHALNAMLNLYDANGKIQFDADKRAAREYFLQHVNQNTVFFHSLKERLDYLVEKQYYEPAVLDQYSFEFIQKLNDFAYSKKFRFETFLGAFKYYTSYTLKTFDGKRYLERFEDRVVMTALALAEGNEQMATDLVDEIISGRFQPATPTFLNAGKAQRGELVSCFLLRIEDNMESIARGINSSLQLSKRGGGVALLLSNIRESGAPIKQIENQSSGIIPVMKLLEDSFSYANQLGARQGAGAVYLSAHHPDILRFLDTKRENADEKIRIKTLSLGVVVPDITFELAKKGEDMYLFSPYDVERVYGVPFGDISVTEKYYEMVDDARIKKTKINAREFFQTLAEIQFESGYPYIMFEDTVNKANPIKGRINMSNLCSEILQVNTPTTYNTDLSYDQIGKDISCNLGSMNIALAMDADDLGKTVETAIRALTAVSTQSHISSVRSIEDGNDRSHAIGLGQMNLHGYLAREHVHYGSEEGIDFTNIYFYTVLFHALRASNRLAIERGEAFDGFEDSTYASGAFFDKYIERAWAPETEKVKELFAGKFIPTQQDWAELRDSIREHGIYNQNLQAVPPTGSISYINNSTSSIHPIASKIEIRKEGKLGRVYYPAPFMTNENLEYYQDAYEIGYEKVIDTYAAATQHVDQGLSLTLFFKDTATTRDINKAQIYAWRKGIKTIYYIRLRQLALEGTDMSECVSCML